Genomic DNA from Magnetococcales bacterium:
TACATGCCAGTCACTCGGAAGTTTGGCTCGCAGGAGCGTACCGGTTATGGGGCTGTCCAGCAGCCAACCCTTGAGTCGTTCGCGCGATGCGTCGGACAGAGCCTTCCCGCAAAGCAGGCGGATGACGTTTTGCACCATGGCCTCTGGCGTTGTGGTATCGCGCTCATCGCCAGTCAAGGCGCTGTTCATATCGGGTTCACTGCGATCCAATCGCGTCGTTTCATCTCCAAGGGAACGGATGTATCTGGTCCAACCCGCAGGACCACCCATCAATCCGAGCAACAAATTTGCAGCAGTATTATCGCTCCAGGTCGCCGCAGCCATGCAAACGTCTTCGAGCGTCATGAATCCAGCCGCAACGCTCTTGCGTGCAATCGGCGCATACTCCAGCACCTCCGCCTGGCTGAATGGAATGCGCTGGTCCAGTTTCAAGTATCCCCTGTCCACTAGGCTCAGGATCGCTGCGGCAGAGATCAATTTGTGGGTACTGCACATTGCAAAACGTTCGGTCGGACGCAACGCAATTCTGCCCCCCGACCCGGTGTCCAGTGCGACCACACCCAACCTGCCGCCACTCTTCGCCGCAACGGCGGCGATGGCTTCCTGGGCCTGATCCACTCTTGCAGCGGATACGGACGCTGGCATGGCCGATGCCAGCCTGGCATGAAACCCTGTCACTCCATAAGCAGCGCCGGCCATGATCGCCATGGCGAAACGTCGCCGCGTGAGAGACATGGTCATGCAAGATCCTTCCCTCTTCGATGCCGAACCGCATCCATTTTGAAAAACATCGCTTTATTCGTTGCCGGGCAATGAAAGGCTGCCGGGCCGGAAACATGACAAGCCTCTTTCATGGCGATTTCCGGGTCGGAATGTCCAGGACAACCCGGCGATTCTGGGCCCGGCCAACAGGGGTATCATTCGTGGCGACAGGTTGGGTCAGGCCAAACCCGGCAGCCTGCATACGCCCGGTGACCACCCCTTGCGCCACCAGGTGATTCAGTACAGCCTTGGCCCGTTTCAAGGAGAGATCCTGGTTGAACATCTCACCGCCCACGTTGTCGGTATGCCCTTGGATTGTCACACGCAAATCGGCATTCCGCTTGAGAATATCGACCACGTTGCGCAAACTCTCGTGGGTATGCGCGGGAATGGTCCAGGATCCCGTGGCAAAATTCAAATTGGGTATGACCCAGCAACCCCGGGCGTCGACAACAGCCCCGATCGGCGTTCCCGGGCAGGCGTCCAGATGATCCAGAACTCCATCCCCATCGCTGTCCAGGGGGCACCCCACTTTGTCGACAGCAACCCCATGAGGCGTATTCGGGCACTGGTCCTGGTCATCGATGACACCATCACCATCGCTGTCGCGTGGACACCCCACAGCATCCACGGGAACACCATAGGGCGTACCCGGGCAACGATCATCATTTTCCAGCACGCCATCCCGGTCGCTGTCGATGGCACAACCGCGATTGTCGACCGCCGCTCCCGGAGGGGTTGGCGGGCAGTGATCACGCACCAGGGGAGTCTTATCCTGGTCCACATCGCTCCGACGCCAGTCGTCTCCCGCCTGCGAAGGATTGGGCGGGGCCGGATGACAGGCCGCCGTGAGAAGAGCCGATAACAGCCATGCTCCCAACAAAACCTTCCGGCTCGGCGTGACCATGCAGTGACTCCATGCGTGCTAAACGACAAGGTTGAACAGGGCTGTGGGATACTCCCTGATTTGGCCCTTACGGTCAAGCCTGTTGAGCCACTCTTTTTTGCCTCTGTTGATCACGGCCCCCCTGTTCGACGAATCCCGATATCCACATCAGCTTCGTGGAACACAGTCTTGAAGGGCGGGTGAGATCCGCCAGACAATCCATTCTGGAACGACTGAAGCCCTGTGCGAACCGGATCCCGTTTCCGAATCGATCACCCGCCAGCCTGTTTTCGATACATGGTTGCCAGCGGATGCCCCGGCTGCAAAGCCAGAATACGGTCAAAATCGGCCAGGGCTTCCCTGGAACGTCCCAACCTGGATGCGGCCATGCCCCGCCGCAGAAGATATTCAATCTGGTCGGATCGTAAAGTCACAGCCTTGTCAAAAGCTTCCCATGCGGCCTGATAGTGTTCTCTGCCAAACAGGATGAGACCCCGACTGAAATGGGCTGGAGCGGCATCGGGCTGAAGGTTAACCGCCCGGTCAAAATCCGCCAGTGCCGGATCATTCTGTCCCATCTTTTGGTAAAGTTCGGCGCGGCTTACATGGGCCTGGAACGAACCGGGAGCCAAGGTGATCGCCCGGGTATAGTCGGCGATGGCCTGGGCGTTGTTGCCCAGTTTTTGGGCCAAATCCGCCCGGGCCAGGAGTGGATCACTCTCCTCGGGGTTCAACCTGATCAGGTGTCCCAGGTCGGTGAGTGCCTGCTCGGGACGTTGCATGCCCACCCAAGCATGCGCCCGTTCTTTCAGCAACGACACGTTGTCCGGCTCAAGAGCGATGGCTTTGCTCAAATCACGTACCCTGGCCTCGGGATTGCCTTTGCGGTCCCAGTATTCGGCACGGCGCAGCAGCGGATTGATGTCACCCGGATGTGCTGCGACATCGCGATTGTACAAATCCAGTGCAACTCCGTAGTCCCTGTTGGCCAACTCCCTGCGACCCATCCTTTCAAGGACCATGGCCCGGTTCTCAAAGGCCCGGGCCAACCAAAAGGGTTTCCGGGCAATGACAAAGGCAAATTTTTGTTCGGCATCCTTGACTTGTTCCAATTCCAGGGAATAGAGGCCACTGACCCAGACGTTGCGCAATTCCTGATCCGTTACCTCCTCACTCCGGGATGCAACAGCGCTCTCTTGCGCCTCCGCCATGCCTCCTGGCAAACAGGCAAGAGCCATCGTCAGAAGAAACATCCCTTGCAGGAAAGAGGGGAAAAGCCTTTGGCGATCGTGCATATGGAACATGATGACAGCCGATTTATCCAAAAGTCGAAACAGCCCAAAAAAAAGGAAACGGATCCCCTCCCTGCCCTGCCCTGCCCTGCCGGGTATACCTGATATCCGCCAAACGAGACCGGAGAGCCAAACGAGGCCCAGAAAACTCAAGAGATCCGAGCACCGCCCCGGGGCTATTCTATCATATCGAATGTCGAGATTTGAAGTGGGTATATTTCCAACCCGACTCACGGTGGGGAAGGTTTTGCCGGAGGTCTGGGCGTCACGGATTTTATTCCCACGTGATAGTTGTGGCATTCAAGGCAGGCATCGCCTGCCTTGTTTGGCCGGTGACACTTGGAACAGGCACTCTTCTCCAATTGGGCAAAGCCGCTCAGGACGACGGGGAGTTGCCCTGCCGGACTGCCTTGGGCAAGGGTTTTGGAGAAGGGGTGGCAATCCTGGCACCGGGGTACCAGGCTCTGATGTGCCCGGTGAGAAAATTTGCGGAACCCTTTGGCATGGGGGTGGCTGACGCGCCCCTGCCAGACGGGAAAGGCCTGTTCGGAATCCGTGCTGGAACCAAAGTGACACTTGCCGCATTGTCCTGTGGCCTTTTCGGAGACAAACATTTGAAAAAGGCGCTGCGCCGCCGCAGAAGCGTTTCGCCGGAAAAAGAGCGTGTCCAACCAGGCGCGCAGGAAACCATCTTCGTGACCGGTCGGCAGATAGTAGAGTGAAAAACCCTCCCGATACCATCCGCCCCCCTCGATCCAGGCATCACCCGCGAGAGGCCGCAGGGCAGGCGCCAAACCTGTCACCGGAGTATCACGCCGGGTTCCTGGCTTCTTCCCGGAAATGGCGTTCTCCTTGTCATCACCCAGGAGCCCCCCTTTGTCATCACCCAGGAACAGCCCCCCCTTGTCACCCGAAAGTTCTCCCTGACCACCACCAGTCAGCCCCTTCTGCTGGCCAGAGGCATCTTTGGTTCCAACTTCGGGTTTGCTCCCACCCGCAGCGACCGGCGCGGGAAGCAAAACGGAATCCGCAACTGGAATGGGAACGGGTTTTCCCTGGCGATGCAGTGCGATCTCCTCCAACAGGTGGGGAAACCACTCCTTTTGGACCGAGCGGATCAACTCTGCCGACATTTGTCCGCTCAATTGCGCCAAAGAGTGATAATCAGGCCGTTCCCCCAGCAAATGCTGCAAACGATTGGCCAGCGCCGGGCGACCATGGGCCAACAAGTCAAAAACCAGCTCCTTGATGCTCCAAACCAGGGTGGAGATGGCGGTGATCTGGGCCTCCGTTGCCGAGGCAAGATTCATGGTGTCCACGTTGCTCAAAAGGGAAAAAGCTGCCATGAACTCGGGCGAACCGGAAAAAAAGCTGGGCATGAAGGGGGTCAATTCGCCATCGCTCGCCGTGGGCCACTCACCGATGGCCACCCCACGGCGCCGCAACGCATCCACATCCAAAGGCGGCAGGGAAAGGGCCTTCAACCCCTTTGGACCTGATTGAAAAACTTCACGAATCTGGTCGATGTGACAGCTACCGCATGCTGGTTGAAAACGGATCGAGGAGACCATGTTGCCGACGTTGTTTTCAGGGTGGCACGTCTGGCAACGCTGAGGTGCCTTGTCGGCAAGTTTGCCTAAAAAATGTTTTTGAAAATGGCTCCGATGATCAAATTTGATGGAGGTCTGTTCCCGGTGGGGGTAGCCCACGAATGGTGGGTGATCCTGGTCGAAACGAGCCGTCGCTTTGCGGTGGCAGGAGTTGCAACGATCCTGCCCCCACCAACTCTCCTGCAAGGATTGACCTTGATGCTCCTGATGACAAAGCCCACACTCCAGAGGCTTCTCATGGCCCAGATCCGAACCCAGCAAAGGCGCCGCCATGTGCAGGGTAACAGGCAAAACCGGGGGAGAAGGCCACTCGGAAACCCTGGGCTCAAGTTTTTTTAAAAACTGTGGATCCAGGCTGTGGGGCGATTGGGCATACTCCCCCAGGGGGTGGCATTTCAGGCAACGCAAATTGTCGGGTTGAGGGTCTGATCGTCTCACAGCCAACCTGAGCCAGCTCCGCGGACCACGCTCGGCAGCCGCGTGACAGACAGAGCAATTTTCAATGGAACTGTGAAACGGATTCAAATGCCCCGGAGAGATAAACTCCAGCACCTTGGGGCCGTAGGTCACGAAGAGGACAAGACCCAACGCAGTCAGCAAAGACCAACGCACCAACACCCGGCGCCACCCATATAAATGGCGCAGTGGTTGGCAGGTGGGTAACGGACGACCACAATGGCCATCGGGCGATGGTCCCTCCTGACACCCCCCCCCGGCAAAGGGGGGCCGGGCACAATACCACCTGTCACCCCGGCGAACGGGTTGACATTCGCTTTGGCCACCACAATGACCCCGTCGGTCCGGTCCAGAACGGCAGGCCTTTCCTTCCCGCGCACGACCGCAAACCCAGGCGTGACCTGGACGTTCGTAGCATTCCGGGCTCGATTGGGGGTCGTCCATGCGGTCAGCCCTGAAATCCCAGGACATTCAAAACGTGCCAGGCCACCAGGATCCACATGCCAAAGGTCAAGGGGAGATGAACAAGCAGCCAGATTTTCATGGCCCCCTGCAACGTGCAGTGGTAGTCCAGATCATCCTTGCGGAGGACCAACGCCTCGATACGTCCCAGCACCTCCATCTCCCGGGCATCAAGGTACCGTTCCAGGCTCTTGATCTCATTCAGGAGAACAAATCGGGAACGGTTCCAATCCAAGAGATGTTCGTGGGGGTTGCACACCCGGCTGAAAAAGTCCCGCAGGCGAAATTCGTAAAATTCCGCCAGAGTGGTTGACCCGGTGGTATGGGCCAGGGAAACGACAGCCTGTTCCACCTCGCGCCTGGCCTCTTCCCGAAAGATGGAAATTCGTTCCTGGATGACCTCGACGCCTCGACGGGTCAAACGTTTCGGCACATTCCTGTACAGGAGGAAGCCCACAACGCCACTGAGCGCCACGAACCAGAAACAGAGCGCCAGGATGGTATCGAAAGCGCCACTGGGAATCCAATTGCCGACATGGAAGAAGAAGAGAGGCATGGTCACAGAACCCACCAGAATGTGCAGGCCAGTCCAACGATGCATGGCCCCAATCGGCAGCATGCTCAATCTTTTGCGAAGGGTGTGCAGAGTCAGCAGGAGAAGTGCGCCCAGCAGGATCCAGCCCGTGACATGGCTCGTGTTGCGCAGGCTGGCGCCAAGGAACCGCACCCCATAACCCATCAGGAGCAAAAACAAGATGGCAGGAAGCAACGTTCCGAACAGAAAACGGAACAGGGGATGCCTGCGTTGCCATAGATTGCCCTTCATAATCACCTCGCCCGACTGCCCCCCATGGAAGCCTTTGGCAGGGCTACGCCCTGAACCCCATGTATGGTCCACCCCGCATGCAAGGAATGAACTCTGTTCCGAACGCCAACTTTTTTCTATAGTGGAGCCCGTCGTCAAGACAATTTCATAGTGAACCCCAAAATCTGGGCAGCATGAGTGCAGTGATCCGTATTTGCCGGACTCCGTGCCTCAAAATAGCCTTGACGTCGGAATCCACTATGCTGAACGATGACAGGAAGCCCCCCTCCACCCTCGCCCGATGAAAGTCGCTGACGCAGCTTTCGCGGTAACGGCAACAGAAGAAAGCAGAAGGATCCCACAATGCAATGGTCAAACGTCATGCGTTCAGTGCACTCCTGGATGGGAATAATCGTTTTCCCGTTTGTGTTCCTGGCCGGGGTAACGGGTTTCTACCTCAGCAATGAAGACCTGTTTCCGACATCCACAATGTTCGAACATATTGAGTCCGGAGAAGTAATATGGCCAGAAAAAAAAGATCCACTCTCCCTTGAAAAAGCGATCACTCTGGCCAACTCTCAATGGAAGAATGGCATAACCGGAAAGGTAACCAAAAAAAAGATTAACGATAGAAATCAATACATCCTCTGGGAGAAGGGAGGCAATCAACGGATCGTGATCGATATTGACAATCACTCGTATTATGTAAAAACGAGCGATTACATTAAAAGACAATACACGCCTGACGGCATTCATCTGCATACGAAATTCTATATTTATAACATCATTGAACACATACACAAAGGCAGGCTCATGCACTGGGGAGCATTCAAGGTGGCTGTGGATGTCACGAGTATTGCGCTGGTGCTTTTTGCCATATCGGGGGTATATTTGTGGATTCGTCCACGTCTGAAGCGTTACTTCAGGAACAGGAGCTGAAGTTTCCTCTGCAAAAAAGTTTTTTCATGGATATTCACATCATCTCCCATATGGGTGACGGGCCGGATGAACACCCGGGCGCCACCCTGTTTCATGGCTTTCGCGGCAGGGCAGCAGAAAAAATTCCGAAAATTCCCAACTTTTCTTTGCTCTCTTTTGCCGGGAAACCGATACTGTCACGGCGTATGCAGCTGGCAGCCCCGCCGATTGAGGAGTCTTCCCATTTTTTTCGCCTCTTCTTGACAGGGGGAACTCTCCTTTCTAGAGTCTCACAATCGTCCACTAAAACGTAACACCGGAGCCTTATGGAAGAGGAATTTTTTCGCATCAAGCGGTTGCCGCCCTATGTGTTTGCCGTCGTCAACGAGTTGAAGTCCCAGGCAAGGGCACGTGGGGAGGATATCATTGATTTCGGCATGGGAAATCCTGACCACCCAACGCCCCAGCACATCGTGGATCGTTTGAACGAGGCTGCCATGGAGGGCCGCAACCATCGCTACTCCCTCTCGAAGGGCATTCATGGTCTGCGCAAAGCGGTCTGCGGCTACTACAAGCGGCGGTTTGATGTGGAACTGGACCCGGACCGGGAAGCCATTGTCACCATCGGATCGAAAGAGGGTTTGTCGCACATGGCGTTGGCCATCACCAACCCTGGGGTGACCGTCCTTGCGCCCAACCCGACCTATCCCATTCACGTCTATGCCTTCGTCATTGCCGGCGCCGACATTCTGCATGTGCCTCTGCTCAAGGCGGAAGATTTTTTCGATGCCCTGAAACATGCGGTCGAGCACACCTGGCCACGGCCCAAGACGCTGATGATCAACTTTCCGGCCAACCCCACCGCCATGGTGGTCGATCTGGATTTTTACGTCAAGCTGGTGGCATTCGCCAAGGAACACGACCTGATCGTGTTGAGCGACGTGGCTTATGCCGAACTCTGTTTTGACGGTTACCTGGCCCCCAGCATTCTTCAGGTTCCTGGCGCCAAGGATGTCGCTGTGGAGTTCTACTCCATGTCCAAGACCTACAACATGCCTGGTTGGCGCGTCGGTTTTGCGGTGGGCAACCAGAGATTGATTCATGCCCTGACCCGGCTGAAGTCCTACCTCGATTATGGTTTGTTCCAGCCCATCCAGATTGCCGCCGCTGTTGGCCTCAATGGTCCACAAGAGTGCGTCGACGAGATTCGCGAACTGTACCGGAGTCGCCGGGATGTCCTGGTGGACGGTTTGGCACGCGCCGGATGGGTCGTCGACAAGCCCAAGGCCACCATGTTTGTCTGGGCCCGCATACCGGAAGAGTATCGCAAGATGGGTTCTCTGGAGTTTTCCAAGCTGCTTCTCCAGGAAGCTAAAATTGCCGTGGCCCCAGGGGTCGGCTTTGGTAAATATGGTGACGAGTTTGTGCGCATCGCCTTGATTGAAAATGAACATCGGACACGCCAGGCGCTGCGGGGCGTGCGAAAGTTTTTCAATGCCGGGGGAGATGTGCAAACCTGAGGGGCATCGGAACGCCACGACGCAGTCGTAAAAGTTGTCTGACGGCTCTCACGACAGGGAGGCAGAGGGGACTCCCTCGGCCCATGAACGCTGAAGAGGGTAAGAGTATTGGACACGCTACGCATCGGCCTGCTGGGGCTGGGAACTGTCGGAACGGGAACGGTACGCCTGCTGCAAACCCACGAGCGCCTGCTTTGGGAAAGAACGGGCGTGCGCTTTCGATTGGTGCGTATCGCCGACCTGGATGTGCATCGTGACCGGGGAATCTCCCTGCACACCGTGGAGTTAACCCGGGATGCGCACGCTGTGGTCGTCGCAGATGACATTGATATCGTTGTCGAGTTGATTGGCGGCATCGATCCGGCACGAAACCTAGTGGAGTCGGCCCTGCGCCATGGCAAACATGTCGTAACCGCCAACAAGGCCCTGATCGCCCAGTACGGCAACGAGCTGTTGCTTGAAGCCGAAACGCAAAATTGTGAACTGGCCTTCGAGGCGGCTGTAGCCGGTGCCATTCCCATCATCAAGGCCCTGCGGGAGAGTCTGGCCGCCAATCAGATCGATCAGATTCATGGCATCCTCAACGGAACCTGCAATTACATCCTGACCGAGATGCGGGAAAAGGCCCTTCCCTTCGGCCAAGTCCTGAAGGCGGCCCAGGAAAAGGGGTACGCCGAGGCGGATCCTTCCTTCGACGTGGATGGCATCGACACGGCCCATAAGTTGGCCATTCTGTCGGCCATTGCGTTTGGCACCCCCATCAACTTCAAGGGTATCAGCGTCGAAGGCATTCGCCAGGTCACGGAAGTCGATATCGCCTGGGCCAGGAAGATGGGGTATCGGATCAAGCTGTTGGCCATAGCCAAACGCAACCCGTCGGGGCTGGAACTTCGTGTCCATCCAGCCATGGTGGCGGCTGACAGCATGGTTGCCACCGTCGAGGGGGTCTTCAATGCGGTGTTTGTGAACGGCGACTTTTCCGGAACGACCATGCACTCTGGCCGCGGAGCCGGAGAGAAGCCCACGGCCAGCGCAGTGCTGGGTGACCTCGTTGACATGGCCCGCAATCTCAAGGCCGGCATACGGCGGCGGGTACCTCTGTTGTCCACACGCACGGAACACCTGCAAACCATGCCGGTTCTCTCCATGGATGACCTGATTGGAGAGTACTATCTCCGTCTGGCCGTTGTGGACGAGAGCGGCGTTCTCGCCGAGATTGCCGATGTGTTCCGCCGGCATGCCATATCCATCAAGACCATCCATCAGGAGGGGCGTTCCAGCCAGGCGACGGTTCCTGTCCCTTTGGTGCTGGTCACCCATGAGACATCGGAACGGCGCATCCGCGCCGGATTGCAGGAGTTGGAGAGGATGGGATCAGTCCTGGAAAAACCGCATCTGATTCGCATCGAGAGCATTTTTGCCTGAGATCGCCAGGGAATCGGGTCGGACCGCCGTCGTCATTGTCATCGAAGGTTTGTCCGTCCAGGAAGATCCTCCCCTGCACACCCTATGCCCTCCGCTGGGCCGTTGGGTCTCCCGGGGTCGGCGTGGCATGTTGGCATGGCCTGCGGCAGGGTCGGATGCGACTCTGGAGAAACCGGGTCTGTTCGCCTTGTTCGGGTTGTTGCCGGAAGTTCTCTCTGGAAGGGATCTTCCGTCCGGGTATCACATGGCACGCGCCATGGGTCTGGCCGACGACGCAGGGCTGGGTTGGGCTGTCCTCGGCTTCACCCATCTGCGCCAGGTTCAGATGGATCTGCATGTCGTTTCCAGGCAGAGGACGGGACAGAACCAGGCGGAAGTCGCGGCCCTGGCACAGGCATTGGCGGAAGAGTACCTTCGGGAGGGTTGGCGGATTCATCCGGGCATGGGCATGGAGTTGCTGCTCTCGACAACGCTTCCTCTACAGGTTCGCACCTTCCCCTTGGCCCACCTGGAGGGGCGACGCACCCTGGATCTCCTGCCTCAGGGTGCCGATGCAGCTTCGTTACTCCGGCTTTTGACCACCGGGCAACTCATCCTCGCCCGTCACCCCCTGAATCAAGAACGCCAGGCGCAAGGTCGATTGCCCCTGAATACACCTTGGATCTGGGGCGTAGGCCGGGATCATGGGGAGAAAACGCCTCCCCCACCAACGACCCGGGGAGTATGCTGGAGTGCAGAACCTTTGGTGGCCAGTCTGGCACACAGCGACGGTTGGCGCCCCTGTCTCCTGGATGACGAAGAACAAGTGCCGACAGCGCTGCTCCCGGACATTTTGGACCAGGTTGCCCGAGGTGACCGTGCCCTGGTTCACCTCCAGGCGCCGGCCTTGCTGGTACAACACGGTTTGCCATCGCAACGAAAAAATCATTTGCGCATGCTCGGCGATCTTTTGCTTGCGCCTTTGGCGGCTGCCTTGCGTCCGCTCGCCGTACCTCTGGTGGTTCTTTCCGGGCCATGCCTGGCGCCTGATGGGATGGTTCTCCCCGAACCATCACCCTGGCTCATGCCACCCGAGGAAACGAGATCCACAAGACCTTGGTTTTGGCCAAAATGGAGTGGGAGAAGAGGAGACATTCTCGCCATGGCAAACTTTCGACAAGCGTGGATGGCATGATCGACGATCCGGCCACAACGCCCGGCGCGTCATTTCAGGGGCGCCTCTGGGAACAGCGGGAGCGTGCCGGATTGCACCACGAACATGTGGCGCGGGAATTGGGTATGTCACCGCTCCTGGCGCCGCTTTTGGCCTCACGCCAGATTGAGACCGTCGCGGGCGCCCAAAATTATTTACGGCCCGCCCTGGGCCAACTTGCAGACCCCTCTCTGCTGCGGGATATGGATCGTGCCGTCACCCGCGTGGCCCAGGCCCTACGGGAGAAGGAAGCCATCGCCATCTTTGGGGATTACGATGTGGATGGAGCCACATCCTCTGCGTTGCTGGTCCGCTATTTCCGGGCCCTGGGTGTATCTGTTCGTGTCTATGTTCCAGATCGGCTGGATGAGGGGTATGGACCCAACGTTCCCGCCATGCGGCAACTCGCCGCCGAGGGAACACGACTGATCATCACCGTGGATTGTGGCATATCCTCCTTCGACGCCATGGAAGAGGCCTCCCGGTTGGGCATGGATATCGTTGTCACCGATCACCACCAACTGGTCGATGATCGGCTGCCGGTCGCTGTCGCGATCATCAATCCGAATCGACGAGACGATACCTTCGCCCACAAGGAGTTGGCGGGGGTCGGTCTGGCTTTTTACCTGGTCATGGCCCTGAACCGGTATTTGCGCCAGCAGGGGTTGTTTGGCGGTCACCTCCCCGAACCCGACCTCAAACCTTTGCTGGAGTTGGTGGCCGTGGGAACAATAGCCGACGTGGCCCGCTTGACCGGCATGAATCGACTCCTGGTGGCCGTCGGCTTGCGGGACAGCGCCCGGATTCGCAACCCGGGGTTGCAGGCCCTGGTTCGCCAGGCGGGCCTCTCTCGAACTTCCGAGAAAGGGCTTTCGCCAGGACAGATCGGTTTTCAGCTGGGGCCACGCATCAATGCCGGGGGTCGCCTGGGTCAAGGCATACTCGGTTCGGAGCTGTTAAGCAGCGATGATCCGGAACGCATCGAGGAGATTGCCCATATTCTCGAAAGCGCCAATCGCGAACGGCAGGCCATCGAACAACGGATCCTGAACGAAGCCCTGACCATGATCGGCGAACAGGATCTGATCAACCGCCGGATGGGGTGGGTATTGGCAAGCCCGAACTGGCACCCCGGGGTGGTCGGTATCGTGGCATCACGCATCACCGAGCGCTTTTATCGACCCACCATGGTTGTCGCCCTGGACGCGACCAAGGGAGAGGGCAAAGGTTCGGGGCGCTCGGTGCGCGGGGTGAATTTGTTCGCCGCCGTTGCCGCTGCCGGCGGATTTTTACTGCGTTTTGGCGGACATCACGCCGCCGCCGGCCTGACCATCGCCCTGGAGCAACTTGACCCTTTCATCGAGGCCTTTGATCAGGCGGTGCGGACCCAAAATGATCCCAGACTGTTTCAACCCGTTCTCAAGTTTGATCTTCTCCTCTCCCCAACGGCCATGCAACAGGAGCTGATCCGGCACATGCAACGCTTTCAACCCTTCGGCATGGGCAATCCCGAACCGGTTGTCGTTCTGCCACAGATGCGCATCGAGTCATCGTCAGTCCTGAAGGAACGCCATGTCAAATGCCAGTTGGTCGACAACAAGGGGGGGCGCGTGGAAGCGCTCGGTTTTGGTTTGCTTCCAGGCCCTTTGGGAGAGCGGCTATTGACGGAACGCGGTACCGTCGATGTGGCAGGAACCCTTTCGATCAGCACGTTTCGAAATCGGGAAACGGTGCAATTGCACATCAAGGATGCACGTCTGGCCATGTGACCATGTGCGTACCTGGCCAGGCAAGAGGGCCAGGCTTGAGAACCTTCCGGAAAGGGCTTACAGTGTCGACGGGAGATTTTGTCCGATATGATGACATCCGATGCACTGACCGCTTTTTTGCAGGATCAACAAACCACCTTGCAAGGACTGGCAGGCACCCACCCCTTCCGTGTGGCCGGTTGGTTGCTGGTGGTCGGAATTGCCGTGCAAGTGGTGTTGTCCATTGCAGGGCAGATGCGTCGGTTGTCTCTCCAGGAGAAGCGGCAACGTGTCGAGATCAAACTCCTGGAGACACAGCTGGAAAAAGCAACGTCTCTGTACCACCTGGAGGTGGAGAGACAGGCCCGTTCCTGGAGCGGGGTGCGCAAGTTTCGCATCGACCGCAAGGTGCCCGAAACCCCCGGAGTCTGGTCTCTGTATCTGGTCCCACATGATGGCAAGCCTCTGCCGCCCTTCCTTCCTGGTCAGTATTTGACTTTTGTGGTGCGGGTTCCTGGTCGTGAGAAACCTGTCACCCGATGTTACTCTCTTTCCAGC
This window encodes:
- a CDS encoding homoserine dehydrogenase translates to MDTLRIGLLGLGTVGTGTVRLLQTHERLLWERTGVRFRLVRIADLDVHRDRGISLHTVELTRDAHAVVVADDIDIVVELIGGIDPARNLVESALRHGKHVVTANKALIAQYGNELLLEAETQNCELAFEAAVAGAIPIIKALRESLAANQIDQIHGILNGTCNYILTEMREKALPFGQVLKAAQEKGYAEADPSFDVDGIDTAHKLAILSAIAFGTPINFKGISVEGIRQVTEVDIAWARKMGYRIKLLAIAKRNPSGLELRVHPAMVAADSMVATVEGVFNAVFVNGDFSGTTMHSGRGAGEKPTASAVLGDLVDMARNLKAGIRRRVPLLSTRTEHLQTMPVLSMDDLIGEYYLRLAVVDESGVLAEIADVFRRHAISIKTIHQEGRSSQATVPVPLVLVTHETSERRIRAGLQELERMGSVLEKPHLIRIESIFA
- a CDS encoding PepSY-associated TM helix domain-containing protein, whose protein sequence is MQWSNVMRSVHSWMGIIVFPFVFLAGVTGFYLSNEDLFPTSTMFEHIESGEVIWPEKKDPLSLEKAITLANSQWKNGITGKVTKKKINDRNQYILWEKGGNQRIVIDIDNHSYYVKTSDYIKRQYTPDGIHLHTKFYIYNIIEHIHKGRLMHWGAFKVAVDVTSIALVLFAISGVYLWIRPRLKRYFRNRS
- the alaC gene encoding alanine transaminase — its product is MEEEFFRIKRLPPYVFAVVNELKSQARARGEDIIDFGMGNPDHPTPQHIVDRLNEAAMEGRNHRYSLSKGIHGLRKAVCGYYKRRFDVELDPDREAIVTIGSKEGLSHMALAITNPGVTVLAPNPTYPIHVYAFVIAGADILHVPLLKAEDFFDALKHAVEHTWPRPKTLMINFPANPTAMVVDLDFYVKLVAFAKEHDLIVLSDVAYAELCFDGYLAPSILQVPGAKDVAVEFYSMSKTYNMPGWRVGFAVGNQRLIHALTRLKSYLDYGLFQPIQIAAAVGLNGPQECVDEIRELYRSRRDVLVDGLARAGWVVDKPKATMFVWARIPEEYRKMGSLEFSKLLLQEAKIAVAPGVGFGKYGDEFVRIALIENEHRTRQALRGVRKFFNAGGDVQT
- the bla gene encoding class A beta-lactamase gives rise to the protein MSLTRRRFAMAIMAGAAYGVTGFHARLASAMPASVSAARVDQAQEAIAAVAAKSGGRLGVVALDTGSGGRIALRPTERFAMCSTHKLISAAAILSLVDRGYLKLDQRIPFSQAEVLEYAPIARKSVAAGFMTLEDVCMAAATWSDNTAANLLLGLMGGPAGWTRYIRSLGDETTRLDRSEPDMNSALTGDERDTTTPEAMVQNVIRLLCGKALSDASRERLKGWLLDSPITGTLLRAKLPSDWHVGDKSGSGDNGTRNDIGIMLPPHAAPIAVAVYHTESPLKGASRDLVVAEIGKIIMQAFSPV
- a CDS encoding tetratricopeptide repeat protein, encoding MFHMHDRQRLFPSFLQGMFLLTMALACLPGGMAEAQESAVASRSEEVTDQELRNVWVSGLYSLELEQVKDAEQKFAFVIARKPFWLARAFENRAMVLERMGRRELANRDYGVALDLYNRDVAAHPGDINPLLRRAEYWDRKGNPEARVRDLSKAIALEPDNVSLLKERAHAWVGMQRPEQALTDLGHLIRLNPEESDPLLARADLAQKLGNNAQAIADYTRAITLAPGSFQAHVSRAELYQKMGQNDPALADFDRAVNLQPDAAPAHFSRGLILFGREHYQAAWEAFDKAVTLRSDQIEYLLRRGMAASRLGRSREALADFDRILALQPGHPLATMYRKQAGG
- a CDS encoding OmpA family protein — translated: MVTPSRKVLLGAWLLSALLTAACHPAPPNPSQAGDDWRRSDVDQDKTPLVRDHCPPTPPGAAVDNRGCAIDSDRDGVLENDDRCPGTPYGVPVDAVGCPRDSDGDGVIDDQDQCPNTPHGVAVDKVGCPLDSDGDGVLDHLDACPGTPIGAVVDARGCWVIPNLNFATGSWTIPAHTHESLRNVVDILKRNADLRVTIQGHTDNVGGEMFNQDLSLKRAKAVLNHLVAQGVVTGRMQAAGFGLTQPVATNDTPVGRAQNRRVVLDIPTRKSP